Proteins from one Fragaria vesca subsp. vesca linkage group LG6, FraVesHawaii_1.0, whole genome shotgun sequence genomic window:
- the LOC101294573 gene encoding DNA polymerase III subunit epsilon-like, with the protein MRTFSLSRVPRCGLFNLAQFWGDNFHSSSRTCGYSCNSKLHSFKIYALDGGNSRKWTRRPLTTNTEGRNKTAQHSSPSTIRHELLNVTASTSATINISKVDTSQYEKIQHHDIRELIAENGDLASLVTVIIFDIETTGFSRTDDRIIEIALQDLQGGENSTFQTLINPERDVPWNTTKIHGIATDMVRKPSVPRMKELIPILLSYIKSRQKPGGYVMLVAHNGRSFDVPFLRSEFSRCGVEFPSNWLFADSLIMARKAMKSAGSEASSKSLKLQDLRVHLGIPLVGSAHRAMSDVVVLSKVFPMLTYILKQTLANVVVEHSFSLSDIDNPKKKKSSR; encoded by the exons ATGAGAACCTTTTCTTTATCAAGAGTTCCCAGATGTGGGCTTTTTAACTTGGCTCAATTTTGGGGTGACAACTTCCACAGTTCGAGTAGGACTTGTGGATACAGTTGTAATTCTAAGCTGCATAGCTTCAAAATTTATGCCCTTGATGGAGGAAACAGTAGGAAATGGACTAGAAGGCCTCTAACAACAAATACAGAAGGCAGAAACAAAACTGCCCAGCACAGTAGTCCCAGCACGATTAGGCATGAATTGTTGAATGTAACAGCTTCAACAAGTGCTACAATAAATATAAGTAAAGTCGACACAAGTCAATATGAAAAGATTCAACATCATGACATTCGAGAACTGATTGCTGAGAATGGAGATTTAGCCAGTCTAGTGACAGTTATTATATTTGATATTGAGACTACTGGGTTTAGTAGAACAGATGATCGAATCATAGAAATTGCACTTCAAGATCTTCAAGGTGGTGAAAACAGTACTTTCCAGACACTGATAAACCCCGAACGTGATGTCCCCTGGAATACAACCAAAATTCATGGAATTGCTACAGATATGGTCAGAAAACCTAGTGTTCCAAG GATGAAGGAACTTATACCAATCTTACTCAGCTATATCAAAAGCCGTCAAAAGCCGGGCGGTTATGTAATGTTGGTTGCTCACAATGGTCGTAGTTTTGATGTGCCCTTTCTCCGTAGTGAGTTCTCTCGTTGTGGCGTAGAGTTTCCTTCAAACTGGCTGTTCGCAGACAGCCTTATTATGGCACGGAAAGCAATGAAGTCTGCAG GATCAGAAGCTTCTTCAAAATCATTAAAATTGCAAGACCTTCGTGTGCACCTTGGGATCCCATTGGTTGGTTCAGCTCACAGAGCCATGTCAGATGTGGTAGTATTGTCAAAAGTGTTTCCAATGTTAACTTATATTCTGAAACAGACACTTGCCAACGTCGTGGTTGAACATTCTTTCTCTCTTTCGGACATTGACAACCCGAAGAAGAAGAAGAGTTCTAGGTAG